One stretch of Haladaptatus sp. R4 DNA includes these proteins:
- the aspS gene encoding aspartate--tRNA(Asn) ligase, whose protein sequence is MQDRTYTADAEPGDTVTVAGWVHEIRDLGGIAFLIVRDTTGKIQVKFEKEDMDEDLVETGLDVNRESVVEITGEVKEEPRAPTDVEIVPTDVAVIAEAEPELPLDPSGKVDADLSTRLDNRTLDARKPEVEAVFKIRGEVLRAVREKFRELGCSEINTPKIVATGTEGGTELFPITYFGEEAFMNQSPQLFKQLMVGSGLERVFEIGPIFRAEEHNTPRHLNEATSIDFESAFYDHHEAMDACEAVVKAAYEGVAENCGDELDALDIEFEVPEGEFPRLTYEEAIERINATGALDEMLVWGDDLPTEGEKALGEDVGSHYFITDWPSEIKPFYIMDQDEDDELSTGFDMMHPRMELVSGGQREHRYDRLVEGFEQQGLDPEAFDYYTKMFKYGMPPHAGWGLGGERLVMTMLDLDNIREAVLFPRDRQRLSP, encoded by the coding sequence ATGCAGGACCGAACCTACACCGCGGATGCCGAACCCGGCGACACCGTCACGGTGGCTGGCTGGGTTCACGAAATCCGCGACCTCGGTGGAATCGCGTTCCTCATCGTCCGCGACACGACGGGGAAGATCCAAGTCAAGTTCGAGAAAGAGGACATGGACGAGGACCTCGTCGAGACCGGTCTCGACGTCAACCGCGAGAGCGTCGTCGAGATCACGGGAGAGGTAAAGGAGGAACCCCGCGCGCCGACGGACGTCGAAATCGTCCCGACGGACGTGGCAGTCATCGCGGAAGCGGAACCCGAACTCCCGCTCGACCCCAGCGGCAAGGTCGACGCCGACCTCTCGACTCGCCTCGACAACCGGACGCTCGATGCACGCAAGCCCGAGGTCGAAGCCGTCTTCAAGATCCGCGGCGAGGTGCTCCGTGCCGTGCGCGAGAAGTTCCGCGAACTCGGTTGTAGCGAAATCAACACGCCGAAAATAGTGGCGACGGGGACGGAAGGCGGGACGGAGCTGTTCCCTATCACCTACTTCGGCGAGGAGGCGTTCATGAACCAGTCGCCCCAGCTTTTCAAACAGCTCATGGTCGGTTCCGGACTGGAGCGCGTGTTCGAAATCGGTCCCATCTTCCGCGCCGAGGAACACAACACGCCCCGACACCTGAACGAGGCGACCAGCATCGACTTCGAGAGCGCCTTCTACGACCACCACGAGGCGATGGACGCCTGTGAAGCGGTCGTCAAGGCCGCCTACGAGGGCGTCGCCGAGAACTGCGGGGACGAACTCGACGCGCTCGACATCGAGTTCGAAGTCCCCGAAGGCGAGTTCCCGCGACTCACCTACGAGGAGGCCATCGAACGAATCAACGCCACGGGCGCGCTAGACGAGATGCTCGTCTGGGGCGACGACCTTCCGACCGAGGGCGAGAAGGCGCTCGGCGAGGACGTCGGCAGCCACTACTTCATCACCGACTGGCCCAGCGAGATCAAGCCGTTCTACATCATGGACCAGGACGAGGACGACGAGCTTTCGACCGGTTTCGACATGATGCACCCGCGCATGGAACTGGTTTCGGGCGGGCAGCGTGAACACCGCTACGATCGCCTCGTCGAAGGGTTCGAACAGCAGGGCCTCGACCCCGAAGCGTTCGACTACTACACGAAGATGTTCAAATACGGCATGCCCCCGCACGCCGGGTGGGGCCTCGGCGGCGAGCGCCTCGTCATGACCATGCTCGATCTGGACAACATTCGTGAGGCCGTTCTCTTCCCGCGAGACCGCCAACGTCTGAGCCCATAG
- the mtnP gene encoding S-methyl-5'-thioadenosine phosphorylase, which yields MIGFIGGSGIYDALPLENTREEEVTTPFGEPSAPVTIGKIAGKEVAFLPRHGPKHQKTPTEAPYRANIYALKELGVERILASNAVGSLREELPPQTLVIPDQIFDRTKHRTPTFFGDGMVVHMPFADPYCPHMVSHLSDASAEATDADHHSGGTYVCIEGPQYSTRAESEFYRAQGFEIIGMTAIPEAKLAREAEMCYATVAGVTDYDVWKEDSEVTLEEVLDNAAKNEDAIKEVVEHAIRSMPDERECDCAHALEGTVNTPTEAIPEETREEVDLLAGQYLD from the coding sequence ATGATCGGCTTCATCGGCGGAAGCGGCATCTACGATGCACTGCCCCTGGAAAACACGCGGGAAGAGGAAGTGACGACCCCCTTCGGCGAACCGAGCGCACCGGTCACCATCGGCAAAATCGCCGGGAAGGAAGTCGCGTTCCTGCCGCGACACGGACCGAAACACCAGAAAACCCCGACGGAAGCGCCGTACCGGGCGAACATCTACGCGCTGAAGGAGTTGGGCGTGGAGCGTATCCTGGCGAGCAACGCCGTCGGGAGCCTCCGTGAGGAACTACCGCCCCAGACGCTCGTGATTCCCGATCAGATCTTCGACCGCACGAAACACCGAACGCCGACGTTCTTCGGCGACGGCATGGTCGTCCACATGCCATTCGCCGACCCGTACTGCCCGCACATGGTCTCGCACCTTTCGGACGCGAGCGCCGAGGCGACGGACGCGGATCACCACTCCGGCGGCACGTACGTCTGCATCGAAGGCCCGCAGTACTCGACGCGCGCCGAGAGCGAGTTCTACCGCGCACAGGGCTTCGAGATCATCGGCATGACGGCGATTCCGGAGGCGAAACTCGCCCGCGAGGCCGAGATGTGCTACGCGACGGTGGCGGGCGTCACGGACTACGACGTGTGGAAGGAGGACAGCGAAGTCACGCTGGAGGAAGTGCTCGACAACGCCGCGAAGAACGAGGACGCCATCAAGGAGGTCGTCGAACACGCGATTCGGTCGATGCCGGACGAGCGCGAGTGTGACTGTGCCCACGCGCTCGAAGGCACAGTCAACACCCCGACGGAAGCGATTCCGGAAGAAACGCGGGAAGAAGTCGA
- a CDS encoding PhzF family phenazine biosynthesis protein produces the protein MHTCRTLLVDAFTDEPLSGNAAGVVPAADDLSADQMQAIARELSVSETAFFVESEEADRHVRYFTPTTEVDLCGHATIASHVHLFEAGDIEPGTHTLETNVGVLDIDVTDDGTVWMTQDDPEVESVDLEYDRLGDALGIDPAALRDVGEDLPLAVSSTGLPILIVPVNFLSHVGSADPDMDALVELGEEVGAMGIYVFTFDAVEAESTLHGRMFAPAVGIPEDPVTGTASGSVGAYLRAFGAFEDEDEDDNENESGDGKENGNGSGESDGFPDELRLEQGHFVDRPGYVRVRVDDEAVRVGGRATTALDGDLVVPDAGDDDIIEA, from the coding sequence ATGCACACCTGTCGAACCCTGCTGGTGGATGCGTTTACGGACGAACCGCTGTCCGGAAACGCGGCCGGGGTGGTTCCGGCGGCGGACGACTTGTCGGCCGACCAAATGCAAGCCATCGCCCGAGAACTGTCCGTCAGTGAGACGGCGTTTTTCGTCGAAAGTGAGGAGGCGGACCGCCACGTCCGGTACTTCACGCCGACGACGGAAGTCGACCTCTGTGGACACGCGACCATCGCGTCGCACGTCCACCTGTTCGAAGCGGGGGATATCGAACCGGGGACGCACACGCTGGAGACGAACGTCGGCGTGCTGGACATCGACGTAACGGACGATGGCACGGTCTGGATGACCCAAGACGACCCCGAAGTCGAGAGCGTCGACCTGGAGTACGACCGACTGGGTGACGCGCTGGGTATCGACCCGGCGGCGCTCCGCGACGTTGGCGAGGACCTCCCGCTGGCGGTCTCTTCGACCGGTCTTCCGATTCTCATCGTCCCGGTCAACTTCCTCTCGCACGTCGGTAGTGCGGACCCCGACATGGACGCCCTCGTGGAACTCGGCGAGGAAGTCGGGGCCATGGGAATCTACGTCTTCACCTTCGACGCCGTCGAGGCGGAATCGACGCTCCACGGACGGATGTTCGCCCCCGCCGTCGGGATCCCGGAGGACCCCGTCACCGGAACGGCGAGCGGGTCGGTCGGCGCGTATCTGCGGGCGTTCGGTGCGTTCGAGGACGAGGACGAAGACGACAACGAGAACGAAAGCGGGGACGGGAAGGAGAACGGGAACGGGAGCGGGGAATCCGACGGATTCCCCGACGAACTGCGATTGGAACAGGGTCACTTCGTGGACCGGCCGGGCTACGTGCGCGTGCGGGTTGACGACGAAGCGGTGCGGGTTGGCGGGCGGGCGACGACGGCACTGGACGGCGATTTGGTCGTTCCGGACGCCGGGGACGACGATATCATCGAAGCGTAA
- a CDS encoding ABC transporter ATP-binding protein has translation MTALETTGLTKYYGETRGIEDLSLAVTEGEVFGYLGPNGAGKTTTIRTLLGFIAPTGGDATVLGYDVRDERALIEAKRHLGYLPSDPGFDEDATGTEFLDYQASLKGDDRREELLELFDAPVERKIEEFSRGNKQKLAIVSAFMHDPDLVIMDEPTSGLDPLMQERFYDFLDDEQERGVTIFFSSHVLSEVRKVCDRVGIIRDGKLVTTEDVETLLDRSGKRVRMRTSDPIDREDFDIDGVHDLTLDGAVQFTFTGEYDTLLDHLSRYHIVDVDIEEAPLDEVFMRFYGDEIAGSEREDGETTDVADDVPVSDGGESHV, from the coding sequence ATGACCGCACTCGAAACGACCGGGTTGACGAAGTACTACGGTGAGACGCGGGGAATCGAAGACCTCTCGCTCGCCGTGACCGAGGGCGAAGTGTTCGGCTACCTCGGTCCGAACGGGGCCGGGAAGACGACGACGATTCGAACGCTCCTCGGGTTCATCGCCCCGACCGGTGGGGACGCGACCGTACTGGGATACGACGTTCGGGACGAGCGCGCGCTCATCGAGGCGAAGCGGCACCTCGGCTACCTTCCGAGCGACCCGGGATTCGACGAGGACGCGACCGGAACCGAATTCCTCGACTATCAGGCGTCGCTGAAGGGCGACGACCGACGGGAGGAGTTACTCGAACTGTTCGACGCGCCGGTCGAGCGGAAGATCGAGGAGTTCTCGCGAGGGAACAAACAGAAACTCGCCATCGTCTCGGCGTTCATGCACGACCCCGACCTGGTCATCATGGACGAACCGACCTCGGGTCTCGACCCGCTGATGCAGGAACGGTTTTACGACTTCCTCGACGACGAACAGGAACGAGGTGTAACGATCTTCTTCTCCAGTCACGTTCTGAGCGAGGTTCGAAAAGTGTGTGACCGCGTCGGCATCATCCGCGACGGGAAACTCGTGACGACCGAGGACGTGGAGACGCTGCTCGACAGGAGCGGGAAACGCGTGCGGATGCGAACGTCGGACCCGATCGACCGCGAGGATTTCGACATCGACGGCGTTCACGACCTCACCCTCGACGGTGCGGTGCAGTTCACCTTCACCGGCGAGTACGACACCCTGCTCGACCACCTTTCGCGGTACCACATCGTGGACGTCGATATCGAGGAAGCGCCGCTCGACGAGGTGTTCATGCGGTTCTACGGCGACGAGATCGCTGGAAGCGAGCGCGAAGATGGGGAAACCACCGACGTGGCGGACGACGTTCCCGTCAGCGACGGAGGTGAGAGCCATGTTTGA
- a CDS encoding phosphoglycerol geranylgeranyltransferase, whose protein sequence is MTAPWDDWNHITKLDPDKSLVDGDTFADVCATGTDALEIGGTLDITTEKMQRVIDACSEYDVPLYQEPSNPAVVVDSDALDGYLVPTVLNTRDVAWIAGLHKEWVRMSEIDWAETHTEGYIILNPDASVAQYTDANCDQTPEDVAAYAELAEQMLGQEIIYIECSGMFGDPETVRMAQEALDEATLFYGGGIHDYESANTMAQYADTVVVGDLVHDKGADAVRETVEGARDAKKARAESA, encoded by the coding sequence ATGACTGCGCCTTGGGATGACTGGAACCATATAACCAAGCTCGACCCCGACAAGAGCCTCGTGGATGGCGATACGTTCGCCGACGTGTGCGCGACCGGCACCGACGCGCTCGAAATCGGAGGAACGCTCGACATCACGACGGAGAAGATGCAACGGGTCATCGACGCCTGTTCCGAGTACGACGTGCCGCTCTATCAGGAACCGAGCAACCCCGCCGTCGTCGTGGACAGCGACGCGCTGGACGGCTACCTCGTTCCGACCGTGCTGAACACGCGGGACGTCGCGTGGATCGCCGGACTGCACAAGGAGTGGGTTCGGATGTCGGAGATCGATTGGGCCGAAACCCACACCGAGGGATACATCATTCTGAACCCGGACGCGAGCGTTGCCCAGTACACCGATGCGAACTGCGACCAAACGCCAGAAGACGTGGCGGCCTACGCCGAACTCGCCGAACAAATGCTCGGCCAGGAGATAATCTACATCGAGTGTTCCGGTATGTTCGGCGACCCGGAGACCGTGAGGATGGCACAGGAAGCGTTGGACGAGGCGACGCTGTTCTACGGCGGCGGCATTCACGACTACGAATCGGCGAACACGATGGCCCAATACGCCGACACGGTCGTCGTCGGCGACCTCGTTCACGACAAGGGTGCGGACGCGGTCCGCGAGACGGTCGAGGGCGCACGGGACGCCAAAAAGGCGCGCGCGGAATCGGCGTAA
- a CDS encoding TetR/AcrR family transcriptional regulator: MKGFSDAERDRIREELLETGAELFARYGLQKTTIADLTGPVGIANGTFYQFFDSKERLYLDVAEREGHAVADEIVANSFAVEDDPELAIQRFMALLAEEMEENPLFMQLVAGEELEKVMRAVGDITEEEMESLQAASLAHMLPYIETWQAEGRVREGDPLAIGGMMGMVKYLTVYREQVGQYYPAMRDMLIETIAAGLTCTTD, encoded by the coding sequence GTGAAAGGGTTCAGCGACGCCGAGCGCGACCGAATCCGCGAGGAGTTGCTGGAGACGGGAGCCGAACTGTTCGCACGGTACGGCCTGCAGAAGACAACCATCGCGGACCTCACCGGCCCGGTCGGCATCGCCAACGGCACGTTCTACCAGTTCTTCGACTCCAAGGAGCGACTGTATCTCGATGTGGCCGAGCGGGAGGGTCACGCCGTGGCCGACGAAATCGTCGCCAACTCGTTCGCGGTGGAGGACGACCCCGAACTGGCGATTCAACGGTTTATGGCCCTGCTCGCCGAGGAGATGGAGGAAAACCCGCTGTTCATGCAACTCGTCGCGGGCGAGGAGTTGGAGAAAGTGATGCGGGCGGTGGGCGATATTACGGAAGAGGAGATGGAATCCCTGCAAGCGGCGTCGTTAGCGCATATGCTTCCGTACATCGAAACGTGGCAGGCGGAGGGGCGTGTCCGCGAGGGTGACCCGTTGGCCATCGGTGGCATGATGGGGATGGTCAAGTACCTGACCGTCTACCGCGAGCAGGTCGGACAGTACTACCCCGCCATGCGCGACATGCTCATCGAGACGATCGCCGCCGGGTTGACGTGCACGACGGACTGA
- a CDS encoding ABC transporter permease subunit: MFEITRYESSRRVKGTVALAVLMSLMAVLYAALFPSIKSSGASIDTYWNNLPPAMKAAFGASGGGFSLTTMSGFLAIEMYQFFWLLLLGIYVAYIAGNLIAGDVERDRMDILLATPISRSKVLVEKFLSIVPVIVVLNVVVGVVVYASVVAIGESVSVTDLAVVHLLSIPYLLACGAIGLLLSVLFDRADIAQRGGLGAVFVLFLLNSVGESADMGWLGALSPMHYYDPTAILVSGNYDWAGAGILLVGTAALVLVSRAVFQRRDIA, from the coding sequence ATGTTTGAAATCACGCGCTACGAGTCCTCGCGGCGAGTCAAGGGAACGGTCGCGCTGGCGGTCCTGATGAGCCTGATGGCGGTGCTGTACGCCGCCCTCTTCCCGTCCATCAAATCCTCCGGCGCGAGCATCGATACCTACTGGAACAACCTTCCACCGGCGATGAAAGCGGCGTTCGGTGCGAGCGGCGGCGGGTTCTCGTTGACGACGATGTCGGGATTCCTCGCCATCGAGATGTACCAGTTCTTCTGGCTGCTCCTGCTCGGCATCTACGTCGCGTACATCGCCGGGAACCTCATCGCCGGCGACGTGGAACGCGACCGAATGGACATCCTGCTCGCCACACCGATTTCGCGCTCGAAGGTGCTGGTCGAGAAGTTCCTCTCCATCGTGCCGGTCATCGTCGTCCTCAACGTCGTCGTCGGCGTGGTCGTGTACGCGAGCGTCGTCGCCATCGGCGAGTCGGTGTCGGTCACCGATTTGGCCGTGGTTCACCTGCTCTCGATCCCGTACCTGCTCGCGTGCGGCGCAATCGGACTGCTCCTCTCCGTGCTGTTCGACCGGGCGGACATCGCACAACGAGGCGGACTCGGTGCCGTGTTCGTCCTGTTCCTGCTCAATTCGGTGGGCGAGTCGGCGGACATGGGATGGCTCGGTGCCCTCAGCCCGATGCACTACTACGACCCGACGGCGATTCTGGTCTCCGGGAACTACGACTGGGCGGGCGCTGGAATCCTGCTCGTCGGCACCGCCGCACTGGTGCTCGTCAGCCGCGCGGTCTTCCAGCGGAGGGACATCGCGTGA